One [Clostridium] saccharolyticum WM1 DNA segment encodes these proteins:
- a CDS encoding DMT family transporter: MNKQAGKGIKALSAVGLVITTIIWGSAFVVMKNSVEVITPAYLLALRFTIASAALVAVFWKRVRKICKTDVMCGGLLGVFLFVSYFFQTYGLQYTTASKNAFITTLYVILVPFLHWFYNKKRPSGNNVAAAVIAVLGLGLLSLEGNLSVNIGDVMTLICGFFFAFHIVFIDRYTEDHDPIALTVIQMVVAAMLSWAMAPLLEGFFDFRVIGSSMMISLLYLGIFSTMLCFLLQNVGQKHLSPNTSSIILSFESVFGLVFSVIFLGESVTLKLAAGCTLMFASVILSEYKRKSSAKS, from the coding sequence ATGAACAAACAGGCTGGTAAAGGAATCAAGGCATTGTCCGCCGTAGGGCTGGTTATAACAACGATCATATGGGGCAGTGCTTTTGTTGTGATGAAAAATTCTGTGGAGGTGATTACTCCCGCTTATTTGCTGGCGCTGCGCTTTACCATAGCCTCCGCAGCACTGGTAGCCGTATTTTGGAAACGGGTGAGAAAAATCTGTAAGACTGATGTAATGTGCGGCGGGCTTTTAGGTGTATTTTTGTTTGTCAGCTATTTTTTTCAGACCTATGGTCTTCAATACACCACTGCCAGCAAAAATGCTTTTATCACTACGTTGTATGTGATCCTGGTGCCCTTTCTCCATTGGTTCTATAATAAGAAAAGACCTTCCGGAAACAATGTGGCAGCGGCTGTGATTGCAGTGCTGGGACTTGGGCTTTTATCCCTGGAAGGAAATCTTTCTGTGAATATCGGGGATGTAATGACCTTGATATGCGGCTTTTTCTTTGCCTTTCATATTGTTTTCATTGACCGTTATACAGAAGACCACGATCCCATAGCCTTGACCGTGATCCAGATGGTGGTGGCGGCAATGCTGAGCTGGGCAATGGCACCTCTTCTGGAAGGCTTCTTTGATTTTAGGGTTATCGGTTCCTCTATGATGATAAGCCTTCTGTATCTTGGGATTTTCAGTACCATGCTCTGTTTTCTTTTACAGAATGTGGGGCAGAAGCATTTAAGCCCCAATACCTCCTCCATTATTTTATCCTTTGAATCGGTATTCGGTCTGGTGTTTTCCGTTATCTTTCTGGGGGAATCGGTGACCTTAAAGCTGGCGGCAGGATGTACGCTGATGTTTGCTTCCGTTATCCTGTCTGAATATAAAAGAAAGAGTTCTGCAAAATCATAG
- a CDS encoding DNA topoisomerase, producing the protein MSKSLYIAEKPSVAQEFANALKANGRRRDGYMESDQVIITWCVGHLVTMSYPESYDPKYKRWSLSTLPFLPREFKYEVIPGVEKQFKIVSSLLNRPDVDTIYVCTDSGREGEYIYRLVAQMAGVKDKKQKRVWIDSQTEDEILRGIREAKDESDYDNLSASAYLRAKEDYLMGINFSRLLTLRYGQHISNYLKSGKNTVISVGRVMTCVMGMVVRREREIREFVKTPFYRVIGTFSKEDPSNPGLSGLDFDGEWRSAPGSRYYESPFLYKENGFKERQYAEELINALSLMDPMEGTVVSIEKKKETKNPPLLYNLAELQNDCSRMFKISPDETLKLVQELYEKKLVTYPRTDARVLSTAVAKEIYKNIGGLKSFTPLSEAAAEVMEKGSYRTIEKTRYVNDKQITDHYAIIPTGQGLASIKGLSSLGIRVYEVIARRFLSIFYPPAVYQKYALELAAESVYPGSEPTLQHQMTNKEHFYANFRVMLDAGYLKVAEVSWGKKKQEEGNGGTPSEETVQEENNPESSQNQMNNPLFVAMLGSLKKGMKLSLKKLAIKEGETSPPKRYTSGSMILAMENAGQLIEDEELRAQIKGSGIGTSATRAEILKKLFHIKYLSLNSKTQVIVPTLLGEMIFDVVNASIRQLLNPELTASWEKGLNYVAEGTITPGEYMEKLENFVAGRTAGVLRLNNHYDLHGVFDAAAANYKKPK; encoded by the coding sequence ATGTCAAAATCGTTATACATTGCAGAAAAACCAAGTGTGGCCCAGGAATTTGCCAATGCTTTAAAGGCGAATGGAAGACGCAGGGATGGATACATGGAATCGGACCAGGTGATCATAACCTGGTGCGTGGGGCATCTGGTAACGATGAGCTATCCGGAAAGCTATGATCCCAAATATAAGCGGTGGAGTCTTTCCACCCTTCCCTTTCTACCAAGGGAGTTTAAATATGAGGTGATTCCTGGCGTTGAAAAGCAATTTAAGATTGTAAGCAGTCTGCTGAACCGTCCTGATGTGGATACCATTTATGTATGCACGGACTCCGGACGGGAGGGAGAATACATATACCGTCTGGTGGCGCAGATGGCAGGAGTCAAGGATAAGAAGCAGAAGCGTGTATGGATTGATTCTCAGACAGAGGATGAGATTTTAAGAGGCATCCGGGAGGCGAAGGACGAATCCGATTACGATAATTTATCGGCATCTGCCTATTTAAGAGCAAAAGAAGATTATCTCATGGGAATTAATTTTTCCCGATTGCTTACACTAAGATATGGACAGCACATTTCCAATTACTTAAAAAGCGGGAAGAACACGGTAATATCTGTGGGCCGCGTCATGACCTGTGTCATGGGGATGGTGGTGCGGAGAGAGCGGGAGATAAGGGAATTTGTGAAAACTCCGTTTTACCGTGTAATCGGAACTTTTTCTAAGGAGGATCCGTCCAACCCCGGATTATCCGGTTTGGATTTTGACGGGGAATGGAGAAGTGCTCCCGGTTCCAGATATTATGAATCTCCTTTTCTTTATAAGGAAAACGGTTTTAAGGAACGCCAATACGCAGAAGAGCTGATAAACGCACTGTCTCTTATGGACCCCATGGAAGGAACCGTTGTTTCCATAGAAAAGAAAAAGGAAACAAAAAATCCACCACTGCTTTACAATCTGGCGGAGCTTCAGAATGACTGTTCCAGGATGTTTAAGATCAGCCCTGATGAAACTTTAAAGCTGGTTCAGGAGCTTTATGAAAAAAAGCTGGTTACCTATCCAAGAACCGATGCCAGAGTTCTGTCCACGGCGGTTGCGAAGGAGATTTATAAGAATATTGGAGGGCTTAAGAGTTTTACGCCTTTGTCTGAAGCAGCGGCAGAGGTCATGGAAAAGGGCTCTTACCGGACCATTGAAAAAACCAGATATGTCAATGATAAACAGATTACGGATCACTATGCAATCATACCTACCGGGCAGGGTCTTGCTTCAATAAAAGGCTTATCTTCTTTGGGAATCAGGGTATATGAAGTAATAGCGAGAAGATTCCTCAGCATTTTTTATCCGCCGGCAGTCTATCAGAAATATGCCCTGGAGCTTGCGGCAGAATCTGTGTATCCCGGTTCAGAACCCACTCTACAGCATCAAATGACGAACAAAGAGCATTTTTATGCGAATTTCCGCGTTATGCTGGATGCTGGCTATTTAAAGGTTGCAGAGGTATCCTGGGGGAAGAAGAAGCAGGAGGAAGGGAACGGTGGAACACCTTCGGAAGAAACTGTGCAGGAAGAGAATAATCCGGAATCCTCCCAGAATCAAATGAATAATCCGTTATTTGTGGCTATGCTTGGAAGTTTAAAAAAAGGAATGAAGCTTTCTCTTAAGAAACTGGCCATTAAGGAAGGAGAAACCTCACCGCCCAAACGGTATACCTCCGGTTCCATGATCTTAGCCATGGAAAATGCCGGACAGCTTATCGAAGATGAAGAGCTCCGCGCCCAGATAAAGGGAAGCGGGATCGGGACCAGTGCTACCAGGGCTGAAATCTTAAAAAAGCTGTTTCATATTAAGTATCTGTCCTTAAACAGTAAGACCCAGGTAATCGTTCCCACTCTTTTAGGCGAAATGATTTTTGATGTGGTCAATGCCTCCATCAGACAGCTCCTTAATCCGGAATTGACGGCAAGCTGGGAAAAAGGGTTGAATTATGTGGCTGAGGGGACCATAACCCCGGGAGAATATATGGAGAAACTGGAAAATTTTGTTGCCGGCCGAACAGCGGGAGTTTTGAGGCTTAACAATCATTATGACCTTCACGGTGTATTTGACGCTGCGGCAGCTAATTATAAAAAACCAAAATAG
- a CDS encoding LbetaH domain-containing protein → MKKEDMTNQDLFDTNHTIAKLLFEQTTYPWEILPKISEFIVSLGERLPKDEFVHVGKAVWIHKSINLPPTACMGEHVIICKGAQIRHCAFIRGNAIIGEGAVVGNSSEIKNSILFDGVQVPHYNYVGDSILGYKSHMGASSLASNVKSDKSLVTVHAEDGDIETGLKKFGAIIGDFAEVGCGAVLNPGTVIGPKSNIYPLSCVRGCVDANSIYKNQGEIVEKKMGEE, encoded by the coding sequence ATGAAAAAAGAAGATATGACAAACCAGGACTTATTTGATACCAATCATACCATAGCTAAATTGTTATTTGAACAGACCACCTATCCATGGGAGATCCTTCCAAAAATCAGTGAATTCATTGTTTCCCTTGGAGAGCGTCTTCCAAAAGATGAATTTGTTCATGTAGGAAAAGCAGTGTGGATCCACAAGTCCATTAACCTTCCGCCAACCGCCTGTATGGGGGAACATGTAATTATCTGCAAGGGAGCACAGATCCGCCATTGTGCATTTATCAGAGGCAATGCCATCATTGGAGAGGGAGCTGTCGTAGGAAATTCCTCTGAAATTAAAAATTCCATACTTTTTGACGGTGTACAGGTTCCTCATTATAATTACGTGGGAGATTCCATCTTAGGCTATAAGTCTCATATGGGTGCTTCGTCTTTGGCTTCTAATGTAAAATCTGATAAGTCTCTGGTTACAGTTCATGCAGAAGACGGGGATATTGAGACAGGGCTTAAGAAGTTCGGAGCAATCATAGGTGATTTCGCTGAGGTTGGATGCGGCGCAGTCTTAAATCCGGGAACCGTAATCGGACCGAAATCCAATATTTATCCCCTTTCCTGTGTCAGAGGATGTGTAGACGCTAATTCTATCTATAAGAACCAGGGAGAAATCGTAGAGAAAAAAATGGGTGAGGAATAA
- a CDS encoding sodium-dependent transporter yields MDNQHTAVKNGTFGSRIGFILASVGSAVGMGNIWMFPYRLGQYGGAAFLLVYFGFVFLFGMVGLSGEFAFGRLTGTGPIGSYDYAMKTRGKKGGAYFGAIPLIGSFGIAIGYAIIVGWVLKYLLGSLSGAMMRTDTREYFSSITGKFGSVPWHFLVVAITVAVLAGGVLKGIEKVNAIMMPSFFILFAIIAVRVFFLPGALAGYEYLLVPRWEYLLKPETWVMAMGQAFFSLSITGSGMVIYGSYLDKKEDIPKAAITTSLLDTIAALLAGFAIIPAVFAFQMDPASGPPLMFITIPKVFSMIPAGRWVAVLFFLSVLFAGVTSLVNMLEVCSEAVQTHLHLSRKKAIFLVGAAVFIPGLFIEYEPYMGFFMDLITIYVVPFGAVLCSIMIYWVLKDGKIMEELNKGREKPLGPAYLFTAKFVYVFLAALVFGLSILYKGIG; encoded by the coding sequence ATGGATAATCAACACACTGCGGTGAAAAACGGAACCTTTGGTTCACGGATCGGGTTTATTCTCGCCTCCGTCGGCTCAGCGGTAGGTATGGGAAATATTTGGATGTTTCCCTACCGTCTGGGTCAGTATGGAGGAGCCGCTTTTTTACTTGTTTATTTTGGATTTGTTTTTTTATTCGGCATGGTAGGGCTTTCCGGCGAGTTTGCCTTTGGAAGGCTGACTGGGACAGGCCCCATAGGTTCCTACGATTATGCCATGAAGACCAGGGGGAAAAAGGGAGGAGCATATTTCGGAGCAATTCCTCTGATCGGCTCTTTCGGCATTGCCATTGGTTACGCCATCATAGTAGGCTGGGTTCTTAAATATCTGTTGGGTTCTCTGTCCGGTGCCATGATGAGGACGGATACAAGGGAGTACTTTTCCAGCATAACGGGAAAGTTCGGCAGTGTACCCTGGCATTTCCTTGTGGTGGCCATTACTGTGGCTGTGCTGGCAGGCGGTGTTTTAAAGGGCATTGAAAAGGTCAATGCGATCATGATGCCCTCCTTTTTCATCTTGTTTGCCATCATCGCAGTGCGGGTCTTTTTCCTCCCGGGTGCTTTGGCAGGCTATGAATATCTTCTGGTTCCCAGATGGGAATACTTACTGAAACCGGAAACCTGGGTAATGGCTATGGGACAGGCATTTTTTTCCTTATCCATTACTGGCTCAGGGATGGTTATTTACGGAAGTTACTTAGATAAGAAGGAGGATATTCCCAAAGCCGCCATAACCACCTCATTATTGGATACGATTGCGGCACTTTTGGCCGGTTTTGCTATTATCCCGGCGGTTTTTGCTTTCCAGATGGACCCTGCAAGTGGTCCTCCTCTCATGTTCATCACAATTCCCAAGGTCTTCTCTATGATACCGGCGGGAAGATGGGTGGCAGTGCTGTTTTTTCTTTCCGTACTGTTTGCAGGGGTGACCTCTCTGGTGAATATGCTTGAGGTATGCTCGGAGGCTGTCCAGACTCATTTGCACCTGTCCCGGAAAAAGGCGATATTTTTGGTGGGTGCTGCAGTATTTATTCCCGGTCTTTTCATTGAATACGAGCCTTATATGGGATTCTTTATGGATCTGATTACCATATACGTAGTTCCTTTTGGAGCTGTATTGTGCTCCATCATGATTTATTGGGTTTTAAAGGATGGAAAGATCATGGAGGAATTAAACAAGGGCCGGGAGAAGCCTTTAGGGCCGGCTTACCTTTTTACTGCAAAATTTGTCTATGTTTTTCTGGCGGCCCTGGTGTTTGGGCTTAGCATTTTATACAAAGGAATCGGGTAA